Sequence from the Natronomonas marina genome:
TCGGCGGAGCGTTTCGAGGGAGTCGGCGTTACTCGTCGACGTGGACGGACTCGATGGCGACCTCCTCGCGGGGCTGGTCGTTGCGGTCCGTCGGCAGCGAGCCGATCTCCTCGACGACGTCCATGCCGTCGACGACCTCGCCGAAGACGGCGTGGCGGCCGTCCAGATGGGACTGGGCGTCCAGGGTGATGAAGAACTGGCTGCCGTTAGTGTCCGGCCCGGAGTTGGCCATCGAGAGGACTCCGGGACCGTCGTGGGTGAGATCGTCGTGGAACTCGTCGTCGAACTCGTAGCCGGGACCGCCGCGGCCGGTGCCGGTCGGGTCCCCGCCCTGGATCATGAACCCCTCGATGATCCGGTGGAACACCGCGCCCTCGTACAGCGAGTCGCCGCGAGTTTCGCCGCTCTCGGGGTCCTCCCAGGTGTTCGTGTCCGGCGCGGGGTCGGCGTCGGCGGCGGGGTCGTGCCGGGCCAGTCCGAGGAAGTTCTCGACGGTGCGGGGCGCTCGGTCGGCGAACAGTTCGATAGTGACCTCGCCGTGGGTCGTCCCCAGCGTGACGGTCGGGTTGTCGCTCATACCCGACGGGAGGCGTGGGCGCCGCAAAAGGCTGCCGACTGCGTCCGTCCGCCGACGGCCGCTGCCCGCGGGCACCGCCCGACCGTCCCTGCCCGTCGGCTCCGCCCCCCACGTCGTTTCGCCTCGCTTACGAGGTAGCAGATTCACGGTGACGTGGAACCGACGACGGGACGGTGACAACCCGTGTCTGAGGAGGTCGACCGGACCGAAGCGACCGCGGCGGAGACGCCCGCCGACGCCGACTACGACGCCGTCGTCGTCGGAGCGGGCTTTTCGGGGCTGTACATGCTGCATCGGCTCCGGGAACTGGGGCTTTCGGTGCGCGTCTACGAGAAGGGCGACGGCGTCGGCGGGACGTGGTACTGGAACCGCTACCCCGGCGCCCGCTGCGACAGTGAGAGCCACATCTACTGTTACTCCTTCTCCGAAGAGCTCTACGAGGAGTGGGAGTGGACCGAGCGCTACCCCGAACAGCCCGAGATTCTGGAGTACCTCGAGTTCGCCGCCGACCGACTCGACCTCCGGGACGACATCGCCTTCGGGACTGAGGTCACCCGGGCGAGCTACGACGAGGACTCGGCGACGTGGACCGTCGAGACGGCCGACGGCGACCGCGTCGAGACGCGCTTTTTCGTCAGCGCCGTCGGCTGTCTCTCCGAACCGTTCAAACCCGACTTCGACGGTCTCGAAACCTTCGAGGGTGAGTGGTACCACACCGCCCGGTGGCCCCACGAGGGCGTCGAACTCGACGGCAAGCGCGTCGGCGTCGTCGGCACGGGTTCGACCGGCATCCAGTTCATCTCGGCCAGCGCCTCGCGTGCCGGCCACCTGACCGTCTTCCAGCGGACGCCGAACTACGCCGTCCCCGCGCGGAACCGCCCGCTCGACGACGAGGAGTACGACGAGATACGCGACCGCTACGACGACATCTGGGAGCGGGCCCGCAACTCCCGGCTCGGGATGCCGTTCGAACCGGACCGAAACTCCGCCCGTGGACTCTCCGACGACGAGATACGGGACCTCCTGGAGGAACGCTGGCAGCAGGGCGGCTTCCGGTTCCTCCACGCCTTCGAACCCGGTCACGTACTGTCGAACGCCGAGACCAACGAGGTCATCTCGGAGTTCATCCGCGAAAGGATCCGCGAGCGGGTCGACGACCCCGAAACCGCCGAGAAACTGGTCCCGACCGACCACCCCTACGGCGCCAAGCGCCCGCCGATGGACTACGGCGACTACTACGGGACCTACAACCGCGAGGACGTCTCGCTGGTCGACGTCGACGCGAACCCGATAGCGGAAGTCACGCCCGACGGCGTCCGGACGACGGCCGACCACTACGACCTCGACGTGCTGGTCTTTGCGACGGGGTTCGACGCGATGACCGGCGCACTGTTAGCGATGGACATCCGGGGGCGAGACGGCCTGCCGCTCGAATCGAAGTGGGAGGGCGGTCCCACGACGTACCTCGGTCTCGGCGTCCACGGCTTCCCGAACCTCTTCACCATCACCGGGCCACAGAGCCCCTCCGTGCTGACGAACATGCCGATGTCCATCGAACAGCACGTCGAGTGGATAGCCGACTGCATCGCCTACATGGACCGGAACGGCTACGACCGCATCGAACCGACCGAAACGGCCGAACGGCAGTGGGTCTCCCAGACCAACATGCTGGCCGACAACATGCTGTTCTCGGAGGCCGACTCGTGGTACCGCGGCGAGAACGTCCCCGACAAGCCGAACGTCTTCACGCCGTTCCCCGGCGGACTGGAGATGTACCGCGGCATCTGCGAACGGGTCGCCGAGGACGACTACGACGGCTTCGAACTCCGGCGGGCCGCCGACGCACCGGCGGTCGAACGGTAGCCGGGCGGTTCAGAACGACCGCAACGCCTCGAGTCGCTCCGCGGCCGCACCGCTCTCGAGGACCTCGCGGGCCTGCCGGAGACCGCCGCGAACGTCGTCGGCGTCGCCGCCCGCGTAGACCCGGAGCGCGGCGTTGACCGCGACGGCGTCGGCGAAGCGGTCCTCCCGCTCGCCTTCGAGCACCGCCTCGGTGATTTCGGCGGAGTCGGCGGCCACGTCCTCGACAGCGAGGTCCTCGCTCTCGAAGTCCATCCCGTACTCGGGGGTCTCGATGTCGAAGTCGTCCATCTCCTCGCCCTCGTTCCAGACGGCCACCTTCGTCGACCCCGGCCGGACGTCGTCGTACCCCTCCATGCCCTGGAACATGACGACGCGGTCGACGGTGGCCGTCTCGCTCTCCCCGAAGGTGTCGATGATGCGCTTGGCATAGGGGAGGTGATAGAAGGAGCCCAGATGCGTCGACGCCTCGGCGGGGTTGGCCAGCGTCTCGATGGTGTTGACGAACGTGCGGACGCCCATCTTCTCGCGGCGCTCCGCGAGGGCGTCGATTGCGGGCGCGAAGTTGGGCTGGTAGTAGAAGCCAAAGCCCACCTCGTCGGTCATCGCGGCGGATTCGGCGGGCGCCAGGTCCGTCCGGACGCCGAGTTCCTCGAGGACGTGCTTGTAGGCGTCCTGTTTCTGTGTCGGGACGCGGTCCCCGGAGTGGGCGACGACGGGCGTGCCGGCCGCGGCGGCGACGAGACCGGCCGCGACGCCGAAGATGGCGCTGCGGCCCTTTCCGTCGTAGTTGGCGCCGCAGTCGACGGGGTCGCAGTCCGGCGACGCCGTCTCGACGTCCTCGCTCATCACGTTGACGAAGGCGCCCAGTTCCTCGGGCGTGTTTCGCTTCCAGCGGTTCGCCAGCCAGAAGGCCCCCAGCGTCGTCGGGTCCGGCACCCCGTCGACGATGCGTCGGAACGCCTCGGCGGCCTGCTCGCGGGTCATGTCGTCGGCGGACTTGTGCCCGGAGCCGACGACCTCCGTCATCAGCCGTTGCAGCGGCCACTCGCCGTACTTCTCTGTCGCTTTCGCCATGTCGGGCGTTGGGGCTACCGCGCCAAAAACGTCCCTCTTTCGGCGACCGAACGGTCAGTCCTCGACCTCGTCGGTTCGCCGGCGGAGCGCCGCCAGTGTCGCGGCGACGCCCGCCAGGACCGCCGTGACGACTCCCATTCCTGGCTGTGGCTCGGGACCGTCGTTCGTCGGCGCCGCAGGCGTGTCGGTCCCACCGGTCGGCGTCGCCGTCGGCGAGGTCCCCGACGTGGCGGTCGGCGTCGCCGTGGCCGTCGGCGGAACCGACAGCGACCCGACGACGCCGGCGTGGTCGGAGGGCCACACACGGACCGTCTCGCCGTCGGTCTCGGCGGCGACGCGGTCGGCGGGCGTTTCGCCGACGCGGTCGATGCCCGTCGGCCGGGCGCCGCCCCGGTAGAGGACGGCGTCGACACGGCGGGAGAGCGTCGAGGACTCGGTGCGGAGGTCCGCGCCGTGACAGCAGGTGGGCCCCGCCGCGTCCGGCCGCAGGGTCGCGTGGGCGTCCTCGAAGGACTCCCGGAGCAGTTCGTAGGCGCCGGGACCGC
This genomic interval carries:
- a CDS encoding peptidylprolyl isomerase, with product MSDNPTVTLGTTHGEVTIELFADRAPRTVENFLGLARHDPAADADPAPDTNTWEDPESGETRGDSLYEGAVFHRIIEGFMIQGGDPTGTGRGGPGYEFDDEFHDDLTHDGPGVLSMANSGPDTNGSQFFITLDAQSHLDGRHAVFGEVVDGMDVVEEIGSLPTDRNDQPREEVAIESVHVDE
- a CDS encoding flavin-containing monooxygenase, which translates into the protein MSEEVDRTEATAAETPADADYDAVVVGAGFSGLYMLHRLRELGLSVRVYEKGDGVGGTWYWNRYPGARCDSESHIYCYSFSEELYEEWEWTERYPEQPEILEYLEFAADRLDLRDDIAFGTEVTRASYDEDSATWTVETADGDRVETRFFVSAVGCLSEPFKPDFDGLETFEGEWYHTARWPHEGVELDGKRVGVVGTGSTGIQFISASASRAGHLTVFQRTPNYAVPARNRPLDDEEYDEIRDRYDDIWERARNSRLGMPFEPDRNSARGLSDDEIRDLLEERWQQGGFRFLHAFEPGHVLSNAETNEVISEFIRERIRERVDDPETAEKLVPTDHPYGAKRPPMDYGDYYGTYNREDVSLVDVDANPIAEVTPDGVRTTADHYDLDVLVFATGFDAMTGALLAMDIRGRDGLPLESKWEGGPTTYLGLGVHGFPNLFTITGPQSPSVLTNMPMSIEQHVEWIADCIAYMDRNGYDRIEPTETAERQWVSQTNMLADNMLFSEADSWYRGENVPDKPNVFTPFPGGLEMYRGICERVAEDDYDGFELRRAADAPAVER
- a CDS encoding anthranilate phosphoribosyltransferase, whose amino-acid sequence is MAKATEKYGEWPLQRLMTEVVGSGHKSADDMTREQAAEAFRRIVDGVPDPTTLGAFWLANRWKRNTPEELGAFVNVMSEDVETASPDCDPVDCGANYDGKGRSAIFGVAAGLVAAAAGTPVVAHSGDRVPTQKQDAYKHVLEELGVRTDLAPAESAAMTDEVGFGFYYQPNFAPAIDALAERREKMGVRTFVNTIETLANPAEASTHLGSFYHLPYAKRIIDTFGESETATVDRVVMFQGMEGYDDVRPGSTKVAVWNEGEEMDDFDIETPEYGMDFESEDLAVEDVAADSAEITEAVLEGEREDRFADAVAVNAALRVYAGGDADDVRGGLRQAREVLESGAAAERLEALRSF